The Desulfobulbus propionicus DSM 2032 DNA segment CGTGCTGTATTGCCGCTGCCTGTCGGCTTCCAACCGCTTTTGCTCGCTGATGTCGCGGACGGAAACCACGGCGCCGATAATCGTACCCCGTTTGTCGCGAATGGGGCCAAAGCTGTAGCTGCCCATCCACGTTTGCGTGGTGTCTCTCCGCCGGAGCGTGTATTCCGCGTTGCTGACCGCCTCGCCGCGCAGCGCCCGCATGACCGGCCAGTTTTCCGGCGGCATCGGTTCGCCGTCGGCCGAGGACAGCTCGAGCACGGCCAGGTATTCGGCCAGGGTTCGGGGGCAGTCGTTTTTGTCGGGAAATTTGTGGAAGACCGCGAAGGCGTCGTTAAATCGTACCAGCCGCCCATCGGTATCGGCAATAAACACCGCGTCGGTCATGCTTGCCAACGCCGCCTCCAAGGTGGCCTGGCTGGCGCGCAACGCCTCCTCCATCCGCTTGCGAGGGGTGATGTTATTGCCCACCGAGAGGATTTCCCGCACCTCGCCATGGTCGTCACAGATGGCCTTGTTGGTCCAGTGTACCCACACCCTGCGGCCGTCGCGGCAGAGATTTTCATTTTGATTGGTGAGATACCGATCGGGGTGGCGGACGATGTCCTCGGTCAGCCCGGAGAGATCGGAGCCGTTGAAATCCTGCTCCGGCAGCAGCAGGTTGATGGGTTTGCCCACGATCTCGGCTGCGGGGTAGCCGAAAAAATGCTCGGCAAAGGCATTGAAAAACAAAATGGTGCCGTCCTCTTTCCAGCGAATGATGGCGCTGTTGGCGTTTTGCACCAGCTGGCGGTAACGTTCCTCGCTTTCCTGAAGCGCGTCCTCCGTCTTCCGCCGCTGGGTGATGTCGATGAGCACCATGTGAACGCGGGGCATGCCGTCCTGATCCGCGTTCAGAGTGCCGTTGCAATACGCTAGGAAGACCGACCCCTGGGGGCCCAACAAGCGGAGCTCGCATTCCTGCGGTTGCCCGCTGGCAAGGAGCTGCTCGTGGAAGGCGGCGTGGATTTCCTGGTCGGCGGGCAGGATGCAGGCGGAGAACATCCGGTGAGGCAACGTTTCAAGAGGGAGGCCAAGCATGTGGGCGGTGGCGCGATTGGCCTCTACCAGCCGGCCGTGACTGTCGAGGGTAAACCAGCCGACTGTGGCCAACGGGTGGTGGTCAGCGTGGTGAGGATCGACGGTTGCCGGGGCGCTGCTCAGGTCCGAGTCGACCGGTTTTTTCTTGTGGGTTTCTGTGCTGGCCATGGGTAGCTCCATCCGTTGCCGACGGCATGTTTTCCGCTTGGAAATGCAACCAGTCCTTCCCCTCGCCCGTGAGCAAACAGCTCGATGAGCGCTGCTGTCCGTCCTACTTCTTGTTCATCACGCTCCCCTCCACAATCCGTTGACACCTTGCTTCCAACTACTGCCGTGCCAGGCCGAAACCTGCCACTGCGGCGGGGCGCTCAGGGTGGCAGGCGACACGTTGATTGATCAAAGATAAAGATAAACCTATTTCTCGCCTGGTGAAAGGCGATTTCCGACCGGGGGAGGATTTTTTCCTCAATGATCATGTACGGCTAGGGTTGAGCAATAAGCATGTTGCCATCTGCTGTTCGCGCATCCTTCTCTCCATTTTCTCTTCACTTTCTCTCCATTGATCTTTCTTGTTCATGATGCATATTTTTTTTATTATAAAAACGTACTGTCCAGCCCCTTTGCTCTTCAAAAGGAGAAAGGAAGCGGCCCCAAGACGGGCTCTTCATTCCTCCTTCGGCAGCCGACACAAGGCGTATCGTGCGGTATCCCCATAACCTGAGATCCAGGAGGCATCATGACCCAGCAGAAGTCCTTTACCCAGGTTGAAAACGAGTTGATCTCCAAATTCAGGAAAAAAGTGAACGAGGCCGAGTCCACCGAGGACGTGAAAAAGGCATTTGTCTGGTGTGTGCAGGAACTGTTCACCAAAATTTCCGAGGGGGCGATTACGCTCCGCGCCGACGAGCTGCGGCTGCAACTGGAAGGCGAGCCCTTTGTCATCGATGAAACGCTCCGGGCCGGGGAAGCCTTTGCCGGGGTGTGGAACAACTCCGACCTTCCACGGATTGTTGGTCGTTTTGCCGAGCTGGCCGTGAACCAGTACCGGCATTTGGCCAAAAATCCCGCCCGGACCGAAGCAAAAATCAGAAACTGACCGACCCAAGGGGAGGAACGCGATGCGATATCTACTGTTGATTCTGCTTCTCGTCGTTCTTGCCGGCGGCGGGTGCGCCACCAAAGGACAGACGGGCGCGGCCGGCGGCGCGGCGGTGGGCGCGGCGATTGGCCAGGCGATTGGCCATGATACCGGCGCTACCCTGATCGGCGCCGCGGTCGGCACCCTGGTTGGCTATATCGTTGGCAACGAGATGGACACGTACGACCGCGAACAACTCAACCACAGCTATGAGCGCGGGGTGTCGCATCAACCCTCCGCGTGGGTGAATCCGGACAAGGGAAACCAGTACCGGGTGGTGCCCGAACCAGCGTATCAAAATCCGACCACGCAACAGGTGTGCCGCCGCGCGGAAATCAACGTGGTCATCAACGGCAAGGCGGAAAAGACCCAAGCCACGGCCTGCCGCGATCGGGACGGACACTGGGAAATTCAATAACCACGGAGTTCGCAACGGTTTTTTCACCGGCTTGCCTCGATTCAGGGGCAAGCCTTTTTGCTGGTTGTTCAACCGAATGGCCCATTTGTGCGCGGTGCGGTCAGGGAAAGACAGCGAGGCGGCCAAGGGAGAGAGGAAACATGGCGGAGGTTCGAGGCAAGGTGGTGGTGGTCACCGGCGGCGGCCAGGGAATCGGGCGCGGCATCGTCGAGTTGCTGCTGGAGCGGGAAGCCGCGGTGGTGATTGCCGATTGTGATCGGCAAGCCGGGGAAGAGCTGGCGGCCCGGCTCGATACGCCTGAACGAGTCTGTTTCATCCACGCCGATGTTGGCGACGAGGAGTCGGTCGCTGGCTGCATTCGCGCCAGCGTGGCCCGGTTCGGCGGTGTGGATGGCCTGGTCAACAATGCCGGCATTGCCGATCCCGGGGCCACGCCGGTCACCGAGCTCGCGCTTGCCCAGTGGGAGCGGATGCTGCGCACCAATCTGACCGGCGCGTTTCTCATGGCCAAACATGCGGTGCCGCACCTGCAGCAGCGGCGGGGGGCCATCGTCAACATCGCCTCCACCCGCGCCCTGCAGTCGGAGGCCAACACCGAGGCCTATACCGCCTCCAAGGGCGGTTTGGTTGCCCTCACCCATGCCTTGGCCATCAGCCTTGCCCACCGCATCCGGGTCAACGTGATCCTTCCCGGCTGGATCGATGTCCGCGCCTATCGGAAAGCAGCCGTGCCGGACCTCGCGCCGCTGACCGACGCGGATCATCTCCAGCATCCGGCTGGCCGGGTGGGAGTGCCGCGCGACATTGCCAGCCTGACCGCCTATCTGCTGTCCGAGGAGGCCGCCTTCATCACCGGCCAGTCCTTTGTGGTCGATGGCGGCATGACCAGGAAAATGATCTATGTGGAATGATCGCGCGGGCAGGTGAAGAACGGCTGTGCCCCTCGGCGGGCGAGGCGTGGCCGATGTGTTCACCGGGGGTCAGCGTCCGCCCCGGCCTCCACCGCCACCCCCTCCTTTTCCTCCGGAACCGCCGCCCCCACCTTTGCCTCCGGCGCCGCCGGAATGGCCTGATTTGCCACCGCCCGCGCCATTGCCGCCGCTCCCGCCGGAGCTGCTTCCTCCCGAGACCCCATGATGTGCATTGTTGTTTGAGGTTCCCGGAGCGGAAGGATGGCCGTATCCCTTCAACTGTCCCGCAGGGACGCCCTGGTCGATGGCGTGCAAATAGCCCTGGGCGACCGCTTCCGTGTTTGCCTGCAGGCGCTGCTCATTGAAGGTCAGCCGCAGGGTTTGCATATCCTGTTCCGCGTAGCCGCGGGCCAAGGCGCGGGTGACGGTTGCCGCCGCTGTTGGTGAGGTGACACCTACCCGTACCATGTCGCGCACCGTCATCATGGTCGCCGTGGCCAAACGCAGGCCGTCTTCTTCGCCCATTGCCTGGGTATGCTTCTGGAGGGCGGCGGCAGTCTGTTCGGCGTCGCCGTGGGTGAGGCCGGAGGTCAGGCTGTCGGCGACGATGTTCGCCAGCTGCCGTTGGGAATCCCGTGCCATGGTTGTCGCGATGTTCATGGCAAAGGCATGGCGTTCCCGTACCTTGGTGACGGCATGGACAATGGCTCTCGGTTCGGCCTGTTTGGCGATTCCCTCGTGCACCTTGCTGTCGATCGCGGCGAGACTCTGCGGCTCGCGCTGCGCCGCCTGCACCTGATGGACAATTTCTCCCATGTCGGCTAATCCAAAACGCGCCTCCGCCATCCCATCCACCAGGTTGACCGCCTCCTGTTCGCTCATGCCCGCCCGGACAAGTTGCCGGACCACGGCTTGCCGTTCGGGTCCGACCGAAGCGGTTCCCGTTTCCTCGCTTCTGGCTGACCCTAGCGTCATCATCAGCAGGAGGAGTGCGTATATCATGTGCTTAGACATCCCTTTCCTCTTGAATCGTTGTTGTCGTGTTCCTTGAACCATGTTCGTGCTCTGCCTCCTAGGGGAGATTCCTGCAATTGACAGAGCCGAAATCGTCGCTGACCTTGAATCGGCAATCCGGCACCATGACTTGGCCATCCACCAGGTAGAAATATTGAAATTCGATATTGGGCAAGCCGCTTACCAGCCAGGTGCCCTCCCGGTTTCTGGCTGCATGGTGGACGGCGAAGCGATCAATGGAGCTCGCGAACCGCACCGTGGCCGCCTTGGGTGCGCGCAGGGTCAGGGTGACGGTATCGTCGTGCACGACGGCCGTGTGCTGGGGGGCGCAGCCCCCTAACAGCCCCACAAAGGGAACGATCAGGAGCAAACGGATCATATGGACGCTCCGATCTCGATCACCGAGTTTTCGCCCCCGAAATCATCCTGTTCGCGGAGCACGACCGTGGGATCGGCAATTTTGCGGCCATCACCGACCAGATAACTGTAGCGGTGTTCGCCTGGAGGAACCCTCAAGGTGAGGGTCCAGTAACCGCTGGTGCCCACCGGTTCCATGACCACGGGACGCCAATCGGTAAAGGTGCCGACAATGCGTGCCTGGGTGGTGTCGGGAAAATAGACCACGAAACGGTGCGGTTCCGTCACCTTGATTGGATGTTCCGGATGCTCCGGCCGCAGCAGCGCGAACAGCGCCACCAGCAGACCGGCGGCCGCAACGCCCGCAAGCGGTTTCAGCCAAGATAGCCACCCGCGCGGTTCAGCCTCCGTGGTCTTGGCACAGGTCGGCACGGGCAACGGCGGCGCAGGCAGGACCACGCGCAGCCGCTGTTCCTGTCTGAGCAGGGCGATTGCTTCCTCGGTAAAGGCCCTGTCGGCGTGCACGGTTTCGACAAAGGTGATTTTCTCATCCAGATCCAGTGCATTGTCGATGTAGAGACTGATCAAATAATCGTTCATCTCTGCTCCTTGGAGACGAGCTGTCGGAGTTTTTGCCGGGCCCGGTGAACCCGCACTTTGATGGTTGCCTCGCTGCATCCCCTGACGGCGGCAATATCCTTGTAGGTCATGTCGCTGCTCACCACCAGGGCAAGAATGTCCCGATCCTCATCGTCAAGCTGCTGCAAGGCGTCGAGCATCCTGCGGGAATCCTCGCGCAGGATATACGCCTGTTCCTCATCCACCGCTGTCGCTGGCAGCAAGCTGGCGGCATCAGCCTTTTGCCGCCGTTGACGGACATGATCATAATAGAGATTGCGGCCAATGGTGAACAGGAGGGCAAGACTCAACTCCCGCAGGCGGTATCGTTCGATATAGCGGGTGAAGGTCTCCTGCGTCAGATCGGCGGCCAGGGCTTGATTGCCTGATTTGCGCAGCAAGTAGCCAAACAGCTTGTCTCTGTGTTCGCTATAAAAACGGTGAAATCGCTCCATGTTTGCCTTGATAACCCTTCGCGTGTCGGAGAGTTACAACTTTCTGAAAATCGAGCCATTTTTTCTTGAGAAAAAAACTGTAACCTTCCGCATGGCCAGACGTTCACAGGATAGCGTCATACATCGACCGGAGAGGTTCACGTTGCGGAGCGACGCGCTTTCCGCCCTCTCCGATCGCAACACAAGGAGTGCACCTATGCGTACTGGAAAAATCGGAGGAAAAATACTGCTGGTGGCCGGAGCGGTCATCGTCCTGGCGATGCCGGCCATGGCGGGGAATGGCAAGGGCACCTCGGCGGGCAAGGGGAGCGGTGATCGGACCCGCACCCAGAGCCGGGACGGCTCGTGTCAGGATGCCATCGAGCAGGGCACGGATGGTCAGTTGCTGGTTGGGGTCAGCGATATGATTCGGATCATGTTCGGCCAGCAAAACGGTGATCTGGAGAGGGATCAACTCCAGGACGGCTCCTGCCAGGGGTGAGCACCATCGGCCCGGGCGGGGGAAAGGGTGTGCCTCCCTCCGCCCGGCCTCCACGGTGCGACCGGAAACGGTTCACTATTCCGTTTCCGGTCTTGCGTGACCCGTTTCGTCACAGGTCGGTGAGGGCCATGAGGAAGGCGACGAGATCATCGACGTTTTGATCGCTCAGGCCCAGGTTGCCGATTTCCGACGTCATGTTGTCCTTGACGTCCGGCGCGGGCCATTCGCCGGTATCCCGTGTATTCTTGAAGACAACCATTTCCCGCAGGGTGGCGAAATAGCCGTTGTGGCCATAGGGGGCGGTCAAGGCGATGTTGCGCAGGGTCGGAACCTTGAACTTGCCGCGCTGGCTGTCGGCGTCCGCCTGAAACGTTGCCGGCGCCTCGGCGGTGGCGAGGAATCCACCCAGGCCGAAATCATCGCCGGGCACGTTATCCTCTGTGTTTTCGGGCAACCCGATATTGGCATAGGTATAGTTGGTGAACAGCGGCCCCTTGGCGCCCGCAACCTTATCCATGGAATGGCATTGGCTACATTTGGCCACAAACAGATCCTTGCCTCTCCTTTCCTGGCTGTTCAATTGATCGCTGTCGAAACGGGAAGAGAACGCTTGCACCTCTGGTGAGCGTTCGTAGGCGGCGATGGCCTTGGCGATATTATCCCAGGCCACTGCATAGTCGTCCAAGGAAGTGCCGCCAAAAACTTTGCGAAACAGGCGGGCATAGCTTGAGGCGCGCACCACATCGACCACCGCTTCCAGGCGGGGCATGTTCATCTCCACCGGATTGAGCGGCGGCCCCTGGGCCTGCTCGGCCAGCGGATCGGCCAAGTTCTCGCTCAAGCCGGTGGCCCGGCCGTCCCAGAACATGCCGCCGACATATTCACCAGCATCATTTTTCTGCAGTTCGGGGCTAAAGCCGGCATAGGCCGACGAGGGGGCGTTGCGCCCGCCCTTGCTGACCCCATCCGCTCCGAGCGAAACCACCGTGCTGGCCGGATCACGCATGTTGGTGGGGTCGGCGAACCCGGCGACATGATGATGGCAGGTTTGGCAGGACTGGGTGCGGTTGTAGGAAAAATCCTTGTCCTGGTACATGATTTTTCCCAACTGTTCCATCTGGGTGAGCCCGGCCGCGAACAAAGGGCCGGCACAGGCTGCCGAAATCAACAACAGGGTACTGCACGCAAAACGTTTGTTCATGGTTCCCTCCTTGTGTTGGGGTGACTCCGCCTGGACAGATCATGTGGTCAAGGCGGCGACGGCGTTGAGGACTGCGCACGCAGACCGGACCCGAGCCGGTTTGCCGGCAACCCTCCAATCAAAGAACGTGGCGGTCGGGAAAAGGTTACAAAAAAAATGCGGGAGACGGTTCCGCGGGGGGAGTTGCCGCCGGATGTCGTGTGGGGGCAATCGGTCAGCAGGTTCGGAGGGGACAACAGGCAGGCGGCGTCGATCGCGGCGTGGGCGTCAACCATGGGCGGTTGTCAGCCGGGGGAGCCGAAGGGCAGGGTGACGGTGAAGGCGGTCCAGGCGGAGGCGGTGCTCTCCACGGCAATGCTGCCGCCGTGCAGTTCGACGATTCGCTTGACGATGGTCAGTCCCAGACCCGAGCCGCCATGGGTGGTGGAACGCGACTGCTCGCAACGGAAGAACTGATCGAAGACCCGCTGTTGGTCTGCAACGCCGATCCCCGGGCCGGTGTTGGCCACGACCAGGACGACCTGGCCGCCTTCGGTCCTGGTCTGGCAGCGGATCTCGCCTTCCGGTTGGTTGTAGCGGATGGCGTTGTCGAAGAGATTGATCAGCATCCGGCGCATCTTTTCCTGGTCGGCGTGGACGCGCAGCTCGCCGTCAAGCCGGCTGGTGAACCGCAGCCGCCGTTCCTGCAACAGGGGCTGAAACTCGTCGACCACGGCGGCAATCAAGGCGTTGAGGGAAAAGGTCGTGCGTTCGAGCGATTCCGACATCTCCAATCGGGAGAGGTCGAGCAAGCTTTTCACCAGCTGACTGATACGGGTCAGTGTCCGTTCCTGGGTCAGCAGCCGTTCCTGCATCGGGACTGGCAGCTGGCCGTCTTGCAACATTTCTTCCATGGACAGTCGCAGCAGGGTGAGAGGTGTCTTCAGCTCATGGGAGGCATTGGCCACGAACTCCTTCTGGCGAAGAAAGGAATACTGCAGCCGGTTGAACATGGCGTTGAGCGAAGCGGCCAATTCGTCGATCTCGTCGCGGTTGCCGGCCAGCGGAATGCGCTTTTCCAGGGTGTTTTCCGTGATCTCGGCGCTCAAGCGGTTGATCTCCTGCACCGGCTGCAAGATCCTGCCGGCCACCTGATAACTGACCACGATCAGGATCAGGGCCGAGGCGAGCAGGGCGGAGCCGATCATGACCGCCGATTCGATCGACTCGCCCACCAGGCTCTCCACCGGCCGGGCGACATGCACCCGATACATGACGCCATCCGTTGGCACGGTGAAGACCCGGTTCCAGAAGGCGGCGGGTTCGTCCTCTTCGTCGCTGTAAAATCGGTTCAGCGGGATGTCGGTGCGGG contains these protein-coding regions:
- a CDS encoding glucose 1-dehydrogenase yields the protein MAEVRGKVVVVTGGGQGIGRGIVELLLEREAAVVIADCDRQAGEELAARLDTPERVCFIHADVGDEESVAGCIRASVARFGGVDGLVNNAGIADPGATPVTELALAQWERMLRTNLTGAFLMAKHAVPHLQQRRGAIVNIASTRALQSEANTEAYTASKGGLVALTHALAISLAHRIRVNVILPGWIDVRAYRKAAVPDLAPLTDADHLQHPAGRVGVPRDIASLTAYLLSEEAAFITGQSFVVDGGMTRKMIYVE
- a CDS encoding cytochrome-c peroxidase, whose amino-acid sequence is MNKRFACSTLLLISAACAGPLFAAGLTQMEQLGKIMYQDKDFSYNRTQSCQTCHHHVAGFADPTNMRDPASTVVSLGADGVSKGGRNAPSSAYAGFSPELQKNDAGEYVGGMFWDGRATGLSENLADPLAEQAQGPPLNPVEMNMPRLEAVVDVVRASSYARLFRKVFGGTSLDDYAVAWDNIAKAIAAYERSPEVQAFSSRFDSDQLNSQERRGKDLFVAKCSQCHSMDKVAGAKGPLFTNYTYANIGLPENTEDNVPGDDFGLGGFLATAEAPATFQADADSQRGKFKVPTLRNIALTAPYGHNGYFATLREMVVFKNTRDTGEWPAPDVKDNMTSEIGNLGLSDQNVDDLVAFLMALTDL
- a CDS encoding glycogen-binding domain-containing protein; the encoded protein is MNDYLISLYIDNALDLDEKITFVETVHADRAFTEEAIALLRQEQRLRVVLPAPPLPVPTCAKTTEAEPRGWLSWLKPLAGVAAAGLLVALFALLRPEHPEHPIKVTEPHRFVVYFPDTTQARIVGTFTDWRPVVMEPVGTSGYWTLTLRVPPGEHRYSYLVGDGRKIADPTVVLREQDDFGGENSVIEIGASI
- a CDS encoding glycoside hydrolase, coding for MIRLLLIVPFVGLLGGCAPQHTAVVHDDTVTLTLRAPKAATVRFASSIDRFAVHHAARNREGTWLVSGLPNIEFQYFYLVDGQVMVPDCRFKVSDDFGSVNCRNLP
- a CDS encoding glycine zipper domain-containing protein; translation: MRYLLLILLLVVLAGGGCATKGQTGAAGGAAVGAAIGQAIGHDTGATLIGAAVGTLVGYIVGNEMDTYDREQLNHSYERGVSHQPSAWVNPDKGNQYRVVPEPAYQNPTTQQVCRRAEINVVINGKAEKTQATACRDRDGHWEIQ
- a CDS encoding RNA polymerase sigma factor; translation: MERFHRFYSEHRDKLFGYLLRKSGNQALAADLTQETFTRYIERYRLRELSLALLFTIGRNLYYDHVRQRRQKADAASLLPATAVDEEQAYILREDSRRMLDALQQLDDEDRDILALVVSSDMTYKDIAAVRGCSEATIKVRVHRARQKLRQLVSKEQR
- a CDS encoding sensor histidine kinase, whose amino-acid sequence is MKIRNRITLWVSLAGLVSSVVLSLIVFFWGLETPYEFLDQELEIRAHTLVDELAREQASGARIGGEALEHFSHLYWARLYDADGRLLFASRMAREIDLPLHSGRKGYLTRTDIPLNRFYSDEEDEPAAFWNRVFTVPTDGVMYRVHVARPVESLVGESIESAVMIGSALLASALILIVVSYQVAGRILQPVQEINRLSAEITENTLEKRIPLAGNRDEIDELAASLNAMFNRLQYSFLRQKEFVANASHELKTPLTLLRLSMEEMLQDGQLPVPMQERLLTQERTLTRISQLVKSLLDLSRLEMSESLERTTFSLNALIAAVVDEFQPLLQERRLRFTSRLDGELRVHADQEKMRRMLINLFDNAIRYNQPEGEIRCQTRTEGGQVVLVVANTGPGIGVADQQRVFDQFFRCEQSRSTTHGGSGLGLTIVKRIVELHGGSIAVESTASAWTAFTVTLPFGSPG